A portion of the Glandiceps talaboti chromosome 13, keGlaTala1.1, whole genome shotgun sequence genome contains these proteins:
- the LOC144444437 gene encoding ras-related GTP-binding protein C-like isoform X2 yields the protein MSYDEEDFGGGYSVVGSFPKDFGYGPDDSEADNATASPDSKPRILLMGLRRSGKSSIQKVVFHKMSPNETLFLESTNKIVKDDINNSSFVQFQIWDFPGQIDFFDPTFDSEMIFGGCGALIFVIDAQDDYVDALAKLHVTVTRAYKVNPNIKFEVFIHKVDGLSDDHKIETQRDIHQRATDELADASLDNVHLSFYLTSIYDHSIFEAFSKVVQKLIPQLPTLENLLNILISNSGIEKAFLFDVVSKIYIATDSSPVDMQSYELCCDMIDVVIDVSCIYGLREENEGSAYDAESSSIIKLNNATILYLREVNRYLALVCILREDNFDRHGLIDYNFHCFKNAIQEVFEVRLKSQQGMLSSSQTPGSPSGGAGSPQTNESKKSLPV from the exons ATG TCTTATGATGAGGAAGATTTTGGTGGTGGCTACAGTGTAGTTGGATCATTTCCTAAAGATTTTGGCTATGGACCTGATGACAGTGAAGCTGACAATGCAACTGCATCACCAGATAGTAAACCTAGAATATTACTAATGGGACTTCGGCG gAGTGGGAAGTCATCAATACAAAAAGTAGTATTTCATAAGATGTCACCAAATGAAACGTTATTTCTGgaaagtacaaataaaatagTAAAAGATG ATATCAACAATAGTTCCTTTGTACAGTTTCAAATCTGGGATTTTCCTGGCCAGATTGATTTCTTTGATCCTACATTTGATTCAGAGATGATATTTGGTGGATGTGGTGCCCTGATATTTGTAATTGATGCACAG GATGACTATGTCGATGCATTAGCTAAACTTCATGTAACAGTTACAAGGGCTTACAAAGTCAATCCTAATATCAAGTTTGAAGTGTTTATCCACAAAGTAGATGGTTTATCAGACGATCATAAGATAGAAACACAACGAGATATTCACCAGAGAGCTACCGATGAGTTAGCTGATGCAAGTCTGGATAATGTACATCTTAG tttttatctgACAAGTATCTATGATCATTCTATATTTGAAGCCTTCAGTAAAGTTGTACAGAAGTTGATTCCTCAGTTACCGACACTAGAGAATCTCCTCAACATTCTCATTTCA AATTCAGGAATAGAGAAAGCATTTTTATTTGATGTTGTTAGTAAAATCTACATCGCCACAGACAGCTCACCGGTTGACATGCAGTCATATGAACTGTGTTGTGATATGATTGATGTTGTTATTGATGTCTCGTGTATTTATGG gTTACGAGAAGAGAACGAAGGAAGTGCCTATGATGCAGAGTCAAGTTCAATCATTAAACTCAATAATGCTACAATCCTCTACTTGAGAGAAGTCAACAGATACTTAGCTTTAGTTTGTATTCTTAGAGAAGATAATTTTGATAGACATG GTCTGATAGACTACAACTTTCACTGTTTTAAAAATGCAATCCAAGAAGTTTTTGAAGTACGATTGAAATCGCAACAAGGCATGCTGTCATCATCACAGACACCCGGCAGTCCCAGTGGAGGTGCTGGAAGTCCACAAACTAATG AAAGCAAGAAATCTCTTCCTGTATAG
- the LOC144444437 gene encoding ras-related GTP-binding protein C-like isoform X1, translating into MSYDEEDFGGGYSVVGSFPKDFGYGPDDSEADNATASPDSKPRILLMGLRRSGKSSIQKVVFHKMSPNETLFLESTNKIVKDDINNSSFVQFQIWDFPGQIDFFDPTFDSEMIFGGCGALIFVIDAQDDYVDALAKLHVTVTRAYKVNPNIKFEVFIHKVDGLSDDHKIETQRDIHQRATDELADASLDNVHLSFYLTSIYDHSIFEAFSKVVQKLIPQLPTLENLLNILISNSGIEKAFLFDVVSKIYIATDSSPVDMQSYELCCDMIDVVIDVSCIYGLREENEGSAYDAESSSIIKLNNATILYLREVNRYLALVCILREDNFDRHGLIDYNFHCFKNAIQEVFEVRLKSQQGMLSSSQTPGSPSGGAGSPQTNGMVSPAKPV; encoded by the exons ATG TCTTATGATGAGGAAGATTTTGGTGGTGGCTACAGTGTAGTTGGATCATTTCCTAAAGATTTTGGCTATGGACCTGATGACAGTGAAGCTGACAATGCAACTGCATCACCAGATAGTAAACCTAGAATATTACTAATGGGACTTCGGCG gAGTGGGAAGTCATCAATACAAAAAGTAGTATTTCATAAGATGTCACCAAATGAAACGTTATTTCTGgaaagtacaaataaaatagTAAAAGATG ATATCAACAATAGTTCCTTTGTACAGTTTCAAATCTGGGATTTTCCTGGCCAGATTGATTTCTTTGATCCTACATTTGATTCAGAGATGATATTTGGTGGATGTGGTGCCCTGATATTTGTAATTGATGCACAG GATGACTATGTCGATGCATTAGCTAAACTTCATGTAACAGTTACAAGGGCTTACAAAGTCAATCCTAATATCAAGTTTGAAGTGTTTATCCACAAAGTAGATGGTTTATCAGACGATCATAAGATAGAAACACAACGAGATATTCACCAGAGAGCTACCGATGAGTTAGCTGATGCAAGTCTGGATAATGTACATCTTAG tttttatctgACAAGTATCTATGATCATTCTATATTTGAAGCCTTCAGTAAAGTTGTACAGAAGTTGATTCCTCAGTTACCGACACTAGAGAATCTCCTCAACATTCTCATTTCA AATTCAGGAATAGAGAAAGCATTTTTATTTGATGTTGTTAGTAAAATCTACATCGCCACAGACAGCTCACCGGTTGACATGCAGTCATATGAACTGTGTTGTGATATGATTGATGTTGTTATTGATGTCTCGTGTATTTATGG gTTACGAGAAGAGAACGAAGGAAGTGCCTATGATGCAGAGTCAAGTTCAATCATTAAACTCAATAATGCTACAATCCTCTACTTGAGAGAAGTCAACAGATACTTAGCTTTAGTTTGTATTCTTAGAGAAGATAATTTTGATAGACATG GTCTGATAGACTACAACTTTCACTGTTTTAAAAATGCAATCCAAGAAGTTTTTGAAGTACGATTGAAATCGCAACAAGGCATGCTGTCATCATCACAGACACCCGGCAGTCCCAGTGGAGGTGCTGGAAGTCCACAAACTAATGGTATGGTCTCCCCAGCCAAACCTGTCTAA